From one Malus sylvestris chromosome 1, drMalSylv7.2, whole genome shotgun sequence genomic stretch:
- the LOC126591132 gene encoding uncharacterized protein LOC126591132, translating to MEIPLCRTKTHNFRPSILPTHTARAPTTPNSLGLRPRTWQNHGAIFRQQSLDRKKPAVAVRCGDVGCSSEVESELEAELRPEEEEEWMREGMWSEKCGDRGVVELLECLEREAIMGEDEGKEPKDYHRRAQIFYKSSRVFQALKERSQS from the coding sequence ATGGAGATCCCTCTCTGTCGCACAAAAACGCACAACTTTCGCCCTTCCATCCTCCCCACACACACAGCCAGGGCCCCTACAACTCCCAACAGTTTAGGTTTGAGACCTAGGACCTGGCAGAATCATGGGGCGATCTTCAGGCAGCAAAGCTTGGACCGCAAGAAACCGGCGGTGGCGGTGAGGTGCGGGGATGTGGGTTGCTCATCCGAGGTGGAAAGCGAATTGGAGGCGGAGCTGCGGccggaagaagaagaggagtgGATGAGGGAAGGGATGTGGAGCGAGAAGTGCGGGGATAGAGGAGTGGTGGAGCTTTTGGAGTGTTTGGAGCGTGAAGCGATCATGGGGGAAGACGAAGGCAAGGAACCTAAAGACTACCATAGAAGGGCTCAAATATTTTACAAGAGCTCTAGGGTTTTTCAGGCTCTCAAGGAACGTTCCCAATCTtga
- the LOC126590141 gene encoding transcription elongation factor TFIIS-like, producing the protein MEKDLLELFDAVKKSADAATSCDGGAEESECLEAFEQLNNFPVTHQILVSTQVGKRLRHLTKHPRKKIQSVASGLLEKWKEIVMSEVGKNVKNGNLERIDSLKRDSPRADSPRPEKVQKTSAVKVEKVSKAEPVEVKKVDRDVKPSSEKAYSSGTVKAERKVQNVNPVKTEKAASVENVKDEKVAKDVKKPALNSSGPPKLTSMIKCNDTARDKVRVLLHEALSKVSEEGDERFVDEVNAADPIRVAVTVESVLFENWGGSTGSQKAKYRSLIFNLKDQKNPDFRRKVLLGHIEAERLVDLSTAEMASDQRQEENQKLEQKALFECERGGAPKATTDQFKCGRCGQRKTTYYQMQTRSADEPMTTYVTCVNCNNRWKFC; encoded by the exons ATGGAGAAGGATCTTCTGGAGCTGTTCGACGCCGTGAAGAAATCGGCGGACGCCGCCACATCTTGCGACGGAGGAGCCGAGGAAAGCGAATGCCTTGAGGCCTTCGAGCAGCTCAATAATTTTCCCGTCACTCATCAAATCCTTGTCTCAACCCAA GTTGGAAAGCGTCTTCGACATCTCACAAAACATcctagaaaaaaaatacaatcgGTTGCTTCAGGCCTTTTGGAGAAATGGAAAGAGATTGTTATGAGCGAGGTagggaaaaatgtgaaaaatggAAACTTGGAAAGAATAGACTCTCTAAAACGTGATTCTCCACGTGCCGACAGCCCCAGGCCTGAGAAGGTTCAGAAGACATCTGCTGTGAAGGTTGAGAAGGTTTCCAAGGCTGAACCTGTTGAGGTTAAGAAGGTTGATCGTGATGTCAAACCAAGCTCTGAGAAAGCTTATAGTTCCGGAACtgtcaaagcagaaagaaaggTTCAAAATGTTAATCCTGTCAAGACTGAGAAAGCTGCTTCAGTGGAGAATGTGAAGGATGAAAAGGTAGCCAAAGACGTGAAGAAACCAGCACTGAACTCTTCTGGTCCCCCAAAGTTAACCTCTATGATTAAGTGTAATGATACAGCTCGGGACAAAGTGAGGGTACTGCTGCATGAGGCTTTGTCCAAGGTTTCTGAGGAGGGTGATGAAAGGTTTGTGGATGAGGTGAATGCAGCTGATCCTATTCGAGTTGCTGTCACTGTGGAATCTGTGCTGTTTGAGAACTGGGGTGGTTCCACCGGCTCCCAGAAGGCTAAGTATCGATCTTTGATTTTCAACCTGAAGGACCAAAAGAATCCAGATTTCCGCAGAAAAGTTCTGCTTGGACATATCGAGGCAGAGAGGCTCGTGGACCTGTCAACAGCGGAAATGGCAAGTGATCAGAGGCAAGAGGAGAACCAAAAGCTTGAACAAAAAGCATTGTTTGAGTGCGAGCGTGGAGGTGCACCAAAAGCCACAACCGATCAATTCAAATGCGGTCGATGTGGACAGCGCAAGACCACTTACTACCAAATGCAGACCCGGAGTGCGGATGAACCTATGACAACGTATGTAACATGTGTAAACTGCAATAATCGTTGGAAGTTCTGTTAG
- the LOC126589918 gene encoding rhodanese-like domain-containing protein 7, whose protein sequence is MLRWRSPPSLSLRMLSSPPLHSVSPNPRFHHASSISPPSNRPPQPFFNPSRIPVSDSRGVPQSMTLSRCFSGPTSPVPIPSSPESDNSDSQILVVVSFYKFADFPDHARLRQPLKQLCEELRVSGGIILAPEGINGSICGTRESVEKVLEFIQSDNRLEGLRRLESPVSPEDEAIHHGHTSSSPLAAGEDAPFRWDHVRVKLKKEIVSLGMPDVSPIEKVGKYVSPRDWNTLISDPDTVVIDVRNNYETRIGKFKGAVDPSTKAFREFPSWVDDQFQPSEPENGDPEVQVKSPNGIPNNQLDTSKPKTPPKVAMYCTGGIRCEKASSFLLSKGFEEVYHLEGGILKYLEEVPPTESLWEGECFVFDKRVSVEHGLAQGTHKLCYGCKQPVSDADMESPQWEYGVTCPYCFSSKSDEEKERARARQRQFETWGIIGGPDKGRKPDSIKQNATQLSNSV, encoded by the exons ATGCTGAGGTGGAGGTCACCTCCATCACTGTCGCTGAGGATGCTATCGTCACCTCCACTGCACTCCGTGAGTCCTAACCCTAGATTCCACCACGCTTCTTCAATTTCGCCGCCCTCCAATCGACCTCCTCAGCCGTTCTTCAACCCCAGTAGGATTCCGGTCTCCGATTCTCGCGGCGTCCCTCAAAGCATGACGCTTTCCAGGTGCTTCTCCGGGCCCACCAGTCCGGTCCCGATTCCGAGCTCACCCGAGTCGGATAACTCGGATTCGCAGATTCTCGTGGTGGTCTCCTTCTACAAGTTCGCTGATTTTCCTGACCATGCTCGCCTGCGGCAGCCATTGAAGCAGCTCTGCGAAGAACTG CGTGTTTCAGGCGGTATCATACTTGCACCGGAAGGGATAAACGGGAGCATTTGTGGGACAAGAGAATCGGTGGAGAAAGTTCTTGAGTTCATCCAGAGTGATAACCGCCTTGAGGGACTAAGAAGATTGGAGTCACCTGTGAGTCCAGAGGATGAAGCCATCCATCATGGACACACTAGTAGTTCTCCTCTGGCAGCAGGGGAAGACGCGCCCTTCAGATGGGATCATGTGAGGGTCAAGTTGAAGAAGGAG ATTGTTAGTCTTGGAATGCCTGATGTATCGCCAATTGAAAAGGTCGGAAAGTATGTGAGTCCACGGGATTGGAATACATTAATTAGCGATCCAGATACG GTAGTTATTGATGTGCGGAATAATTATGAAACTAGAATAGGGAAGTTCAAAGGAGCAGTTGATCCAAGTACTAAAGCATTCCGGGAGTTCCCATCTTGGGTAGACGATCAGTTTCAACCTTCTGAACCTGAGAATGGTGATCCTGAGGTGCAAGTCAAGAGTCCAAATGGAATCCCCAACAATCAGCTGGATacatcaaaaccaaaaacaccTCCGAAGGTTGCCATGTACTGTACTGGGGGCATTAGATGTGAGAAAGCTTCAAGTTTCCTCCTCAGCAAAGGCTTCGAAGAG GTCTATCATCTAGAAGGTGGAATTCTGAAGTATCTTGAGGAAGTTCCGCCGACAGAGAGCCTGTGGGAGGGAGAGTGCTTCGTCTTTGACAAGAGGGTCTCAGTTGAGCATGGCTTAGCACAGGGAACTCACAAGTTATGCTATGGGTGTAAGCAACCAGTCAGCGATGCAGATATGGAGTCTCCTCAGTGGGAATACGGAGTTACTTGTCCGTACTGTTTCTCGTCAAAATCTGATGAAGAGAAGGAGAGGGCACGAGCTCGACAAAGGCAGTTTGAGACATGGGGGATCATTGGTGGTCCGGACAAGGGACGCAAACCGGATAGTATCAAGCAGAACGCTACTCAACTTTCAAATTCAGTTTAA